In one Nocardioides sp. NBC_00368 genomic region, the following are encoded:
- a CDS encoding low affinity iron permease family protein, translated as MPTSEREHHSGRSSGEMPSEVGDHLGVFDRFATHASNFVSRAWFFMMCVLLVVIWAPSVFVLPDVDTWQLIINTATTIITFLLVALLQNTQKRADDAVQQKLNAIAGGLSDMMERLARDHPELRDDRDELRQAVGLEERESAE; from the coding sequence ATGCCGACGAGCGAGCGTGAGCACCACTCCGGGCGTAGCAGCGGCGAGATGCCGTCAGAGGTAGGAGACCATCTCGGGGTGTTCGACCGATTCGCCACCCACGCGAGCAACTTCGTGTCGCGGGCGTGGTTCTTCATGATGTGCGTGCTGCTGGTGGTGATCTGGGCACCGTCCGTCTTCGTGCTGCCCGATGTGGACACCTGGCAGCTGATCATCAACACCGCCACGACGATCATCACGTTCCTGCTGGTGGCGCTCCTGCAGAACACCCAGAAGCGAGCGGACGACGCCGTTCAGCAGAAGCTCAACGCCATCGCCGGAGGTCTCTCCGACATGATGGAAAGGCTGGCCCGTGACCACCCCGAGCTGCGTGACGACCGCGACGAGCTTCGCCAGGCGGTCGGTCTGGAGGAACGGGAAAGCGCGGAATGA
- a CDS encoding low affinity iron permease family protein → MTGPEPEDHHYVRDQFSAAAHALAGVAGSAWASGISMIVVAGLLIAGLVSGFASWWHSLVYATASMVSLLVLFSIQHMTNRQTKAILLKLDELVESVDGADNDVIAMEDRDLADQEHIRRRHQR, encoded by the coding sequence ATGACGGGCCCCGAGCCTGAGGACCACCACTACGTACGCGACCAGTTCTCGGCCGCCGCCCACGCCCTCGCCGGCGTTGCCGGGTCGGCCTGGGCCAGCGGGATCAGCATGATCGTCGTCGCGGGGTTGCTGATCGCCGGTCTCGTCTCCGGGTTCGCCTCGTGGTGGCACAGCCTCGTCTACGCGACTGCCTCCATGGTCAGCCTGCTGGTGCTCTTCAGCATCCAGCACATGACCAACCGGCAGACCAAGGCCATCCTGCTCAAGCTCGATGAGCTCGTCGAGAGCGTCGACGGCGCGGACAACGACGTCATCGCCATGGAGGATCGAGATCTGGCGGACCAGGAGCACATCCGCCGCCGGCACCAGCGGTAG
- a CDS encoding sensor histidine kinase, translating to MRPWKRTHLGTEADRATFRTLHNASLASPALRGGLTVDSAERAAPHLQALLAAPALAITDTDGLLAWEGIGTHHQEHVTKLAEGTLERGATRFYDRVDLECGQAGCPIHSAVVSPLVVDDHLVGTLQAYAPDTSAMMVRATDEVATWVSGQLELAELDASRRRLMEAEVRALRAQISPHFIYNSLGAIASFVRTDPERARELLLEFADFTRYSFRTHGEYTTLSEELRSVERYLLLEQARFGERLSVRLSVAPEVLPIAVPFLCLQPLVENAVRHGLADAQTGHISIRAADSGTECVIEVEDDGAGEDPEKVRNALAGGADSVGLGNVDARLRNAYGDDYGLVVETAHGAGTKVILRIPKFAPGVHT from the coding sequence ATGCGGCCCTGGAAGCGAACCCACCTGGGCACAGAAGCCGATCGGGCGACCTTCCGTACCCTGCACAACGCATCGCTGGCCAGCCCGGCCTTGCGTGGCGGTCTGACCGTCGACAGCGCCGAGCGCGCGGCCCCGCACCTGCAGGCGCTCCTGGCCGCGCCCGCGCTCGCGATCACCGACACCGACGGCCTGCTCGCCTGGGAGGGCATCGGCACCCATCACCAGGAGCACGTGACCAAGCTGGCCGAGGGCACGCTCGAGCGCGGCGCGACCCGGTTCTACGACCGAGTCGATCTCGAGTGCGGCCAGGCCGGCTGCCCGATCCACTCCGCCGTGGTCAGCCCGCTGGTCGTCGACGACCATCTGGTCGGCACGCTGCAGGCCTACGCCCCGGACACCTCCGCGATGATGGTCCGCGCCACCGACGAGGTCGCGACCTGGGTCTCCGGGCAGCTCGAGCTCGCCGAGCTCGACGCGTCGCGTCGGCGCCTGATGGAGGCCGAGGTGCGCGCGCTCCGCGCTCAGATCAGCCCCCACTTCATCTACAACTCGCTGGGCGCGATCGCCAGCTTCGTACGCACGGATCCGGAGCGTGCGCGCGAGCTGCTCCTCGAGTTCGCCGACTTCACCCGCTACTCCTTCCGGACGCACGGCGAATACACGACGCTGTCCGAGGAGCTCCGCTCCGTGGAGCGCTACCTGCTCCTGGAGCAGGCCCGGTTCGGCGAGCGGCTCTCGGTCCGGCTGTCGGTCGCGCCCGAGGTGCTGCCCATCGCGGTGCCGTTCCTGTGCCTGCAGCCGCTGGTCGAGAATGCCGTACGCCACGGCCTGGCCGACGCGCAGACCGGCCACATCTCCATCCGGGCCGCCGACAGCGGCACCGAGTGCGTGATCGAGGTCGAGGACGACGGCGCCGGCGAGGACCCGGAGAAGGTGCGCAACGCGCTGGCCGGCGGCGCCGACTCCGTCGGGCTCGGCAACGTCGACGCCCGGCTCCGCAACGCCTACGGCGACGACTACGGCCTGGTCGTCGAGACCGCCCACGGCGCCGGCACGAAGGTCATCCTCAGAATCCCGAAGTTCGCCCCAGGAGTGCACACATGA
- a CDS encoding LytR/AlgR family response regulator transcription factor — protein sequence MNGRTTQAFAARQGAPGGRLRILVVDDEPPAADELSYLLTQDARVAEVRTCLNATDGLQQLQGSGVDAVFLDIQMPGLNGLELARLLARFKTPPAVVFVTAHEEHALEAFDLRAVDYVLKPVRAERLAETVTRLMGSMPEEEPSGDIQIPVELGGVTRFVWRSQITHVEAQGDYARLHTADASHLVRVPLTQLEQEWASARFVRIHRSLLVNLAHVTEVRSEAGRCSVVVGGASRGTELQVSRRHTRQLKDLLARRS from the coding sequence ATGAACGGCCGTACGACGCAGGCCTTCGCCGCCAGACAGGGAGCGCCGGGAGGCCGGCTCCGCATCCTGGTCGTCGACGACGAGCCGCCCGCGGCCGACGAGCTCTCCTATCTGCTGACGCAGGACGCCCGGGTGGCGGAGGTGCGCACGTGCCTCAACGCGACCGACGGGCTGCAGCAGCTGCAGGGGTCGGGCGTGGATGCGGTGTTCCTCGACATCCAGATGCCGGGGCTGAACGGGCTCGAGCTGGCCCGGCTGCTGGCGCGCTTCAAGACGCCGCCGGCCGTCGTGTTCGTGACCGCTCACGAGGAGCACGCGCTGGAGGCGTTCGACCTGCGCGCGGTCGACTACGTGCTCAAGCCGGTGCGCGCGGAGCGGCTGGCCGAGACCGTCACCCGGCTGATGGGCAGCATGCCGGAGGAGGAGCCGAGCGGCGACATCCAGATCCCGGTCGAGCTCGGCGGCGTCACCCGCTTCGTGTGGCGCTCCCAGATCACCCACGTCGAGGCGCAGGGCGACTACGCCCGGCTGCACACCGCCGACGCCTCCCACCTGGTGCGGGTCCCGCTGACGCAGCTGGAGCAGGAGTGGGCATCCGCCCGGTTCGTACGCATCCACCGCTCCCTCCTCGTCAACCTCGCCCACGTGACGGAGGTGCGGTCGGAGGCCGGGCGCTGCTCGGTCGTCGTCGGCGGCGCGTCCCGCGGCACCGAGCTGCAGGTCAGCCGCCGCCACACGCGCCAGCTCAAGGACCTGCTCGCCCGACGCTCATGA